A genome region from Tenrec ecaudatus isolate mTenEca1 chromosome 13, mTenEca1.hap1, whole genome shotgun sequence includes the following:
- the LOC142423960 gene encoding transcription elongation factor 1 homolog, translating to MGRGKPKQKPPPKKKRTGTLDTEFTCPFCNHPKACEAKMDRARGKAVISCGVCFEAFQAPITHLSDPVDVYNAWVDACEEANQEQPQRSAPEAT from the coding sequence atggggcgcggcaagcctaagcagaagccgcctcccaagaagaagaggaccggcaccctggacacggagttcacctgccccttctgcaaccaccccaaggcttgtgaagcaaagatggaccgtgcccgcggcaaagcggtcatctcctgtggcgtctgcttcgaggctttccaggcgcccatcacccacctctccgaccccgtggacgtgtacaacgcctgggtcgatgcctgtgaggaggccaaccaagagcagccccagagaagcgcccctgaggccacc
- the LOC142423973 gene encoding transcription elongation factor 1 homolog yields the protein MGRGKPKQKPPPKKKRTGTLDTEFTCPFCNHPKACEAKMDRARGKAVISCGVCFEAFQAPITHLSDPVDVYNAWVDACEEANQEQPQRSAPEATHGVPNGSRPQRPAS from the coding sequence atggggcgcggcaagcctaagcagaagccgcctcccaagaagaagaggaccggcaccctggacacggagttcacctgccccttctgcaaccaccccaaggcttgtgaagcaaagatggaccgtgcccgcggcaaagcggtcatctcctgtggcgtctgcttcgaggctttccaggcgcccatcacccacctctccgaccccgtggacgtgtacaacgcctgggtcgatgcctgtgaggaggccaaccaagagcagccccagagaagcgcccctgaggccacccacggtgtccccaacggcagccgtccacagcgg